The window TTTCTATCTCATTTACTTCTAAACCTTTATAGAATCCAAGGTTACTCATGACAGTTGAAACAACCGTTTTATGACGCAAACGATTTTGACTGTTTAAATATTTTGCACAAATAAACATAATTTGATCGCCATCAACAATTTGTCCTTTTTCATCTATAGCAATAATTCTATCACCGTCACCATCGAAAGCTAATCCTATGTCCGCACCTTTTTCCACCACTAGCTTAGCAAGTTGCTCTGGATGAGTAGAGCCTACCCCTTCGTTAATGTTTAGGCCGTTCGGAGATGTTCCCATCGTCGTAATATCCGCGTCTAAATCAGCAAACAAGTGAGTTGCAAGGGACGACGTAGCACCGTGTGCACAGTCTAATGCGATATGTAGACCGGTGAATTCTTCGTCAACAGTTTGTTTTAAATATTGTAAGTACTTTTGACCACCTTCGAAATAGTCATTAACTTGCCCTATTTCTCCACCTACTGGTCTTGGAAGTTCATCTTGCTCTGCATCTAGTAGTGCTTCGATTTCCGCTTCTTGTTCATCAGAAAGCTTAAAACCATCTGGTCCAAAAAACTTAATACCGTTATCTTGCACAGGGTTATGAGAGGCAGAAATCATAACACCAGCTTGTGCACCAAGAGCTTTTGTTAAGTAGGCTACTCCAGGAGTAGAAATAACACCTAAACGCATTACTTCTGCACCAATGGATAGAAGTCCTGCAACTAATGCTCCTTCTAACATATGTCCAGATATTCTAGTATCACGTCCAATTAAAACTTTTGGTCTCGTTTGGTCTTTCGTTAATACGTAACCACCGTATCTCCCTACTTTAAATGCTAATTCAGGAGTAAGTTCTGAGTTGGCTACACCACGAACTCCATCCGTTCCAAAATATTTACCCATTATAATTCTCTCCTTTTTCGTCACTACTTGAGTCCGTTTCATAATGTATGACTACTATACGAAAAACGAATGATAGCATAGCATTCTGAATATATACACCTTAAAAAACGAGCATATTATTATGAATTACACTAAAATATTCGTTTTTCATTAAACGAACCGTAATTATGAAATTGATTACTTAATTTTCCGTTATGGAAATTCGCACATTTCTCCTCGGTAATTCCCATGAAATATTTTGTGGTCCATTTACTTCTAGTGGGACATCATGTTCCCCTATACCAAGGTCTGTCACATTTATATATAGTTCCATATCTTCACTACTTACATCTTCTAACACACTAGGAGCTCCTAATATTGTCAAATCGATAACTCCATTTTCCGGATTAACAAACGCTAACTCTAACCCTGAAGACAGGCCGATATAATTTACCGATTTACTTAAGAACGTTTTTTGTGTTTCTTTTTCAACTTCCACTCTTATTGTAATTTTTTCTGGGACAACTCTTCTTACTCCATCTGGTACTGGAATTTCTACTTCTATTTCTGTTGTTTCATCAATCTCTGTTAAATCTATATCGATGTTATCAATAAACTCTATACTATCAATCACACTCTTCGGTCCGTATATTGTCACTTCTGATGGAACAGGTTCTATTCTTGTTATGCTTAGATTTTGCTTAAGTGACCCTTTTCGATTTATACGAAGAGGTACTGATTTATTTGGACTAGTAACAGGTACCGAAACATCTACTACTGGTGGCTCGACTTCGACATTCAATGTGTTTCCTTCACGATCGTAAACAACAACGCGGGACTGTTGCTCCATTGATTCATTCGCACCCTTTAAATCAACTCTAGCTTTCACAAGAGCAATTCTACTAATTAGTTCACTTGAGCCTGTAACCTTAACAATATTCGGTTTAACGATTGGCTGCTCTGCTTGGTAGCCTTCTTCTATTTGATGTAAATTAATGAAATCCACTTCTACAGGAAAATCTCGAGTTACTTTTTCGTGAATGGTAACAGTTGTATAGCTTGGTTCAATTTTCACCGTTAATTTATCGGATAAATTTCTATATTGCAGTGGCACTTGATGTGTTCCTAAATCTAAATCTACTAAGTTAACAAACACTTCTAAGTCCCGCTGCATGGCAGCTGGCTTAACTATACTTGTTGGACCTTCTAACGTCACCGTTACATTTTGAGGTACACCTGAAACGACAAGATTTTCCCTGTCAAAATAGGCATTCACTGCTATGTCGGTAATTGTTTCAGTGTCTCTACTTGAAACGGTAAACGTATTATCAAAAGGTTGTGACGGGTTTGTATCAATATTAATTGACATATATAGCATAAAAGCTAATAGTAGGGCAATAATCTTCATGAACCAACGATTTTCAATAAATTTATCCATCTTTCTTCCCCCTCCATTGCCAACGTGTTGAGGAAGCATTCTTCGATGTTGCTTGCAGTTCCTTCGTTAATAGTTCACTAAATGCGTTTGGGTCTAAATCTCTATGTAACTCTCCATTTTTCGTA is drawn from Bacillus alkalisoli and contains these coding sequences:
- the glmM gene encoding phosphoglucosamine mutase; the protein is MGKYFGTDGVRGVANSELTPELAFKVGRYGGYVLTKDQTRPKVLIGRDTRISGHMLEGALVAGLLSIGAEVMRLGVISTPGVAYLTKALGAQAGVMISASHNPVQDNGIKFFGPDGFKLSDEQEAEIEALLDAEQDELPRPVGGEIGQVNDYFEGGQKYLQYLKQTVDEEFTGLHIALDCAHGATSSLATHLFADLDADITTMGTSPNGLNINEGVGSTHPEQLAKLVVEKGADIGLAFDGDGDRIIAIDEKGQIVDGDQIMFICAKYLNSQNRLRHKTVVSTVMSNLGFYKGLEVNEIETKQTAVGDRYVVEEMKKGNYQLGGEQSGHIIFLDYITTGDGMLTGLQLVNIMKATKKSLSVLASEMNKFPQLLVNVKVTDKHRVTENARVKAVIEDVEAKMAGDGRVLVRPSGTESLVRVMAEAPTEELCFEYVNKIVAVVQEEMGLE
- a CDS encoding CdaR family protein codes for the protein MDKFIENRWFMKIIALLLAFMLYMSINIDTNPSQPFDNTFTVSSRDTETITDIAVNAYFDRENLVVSGVPQNVTVTLEGPTSIVKPAAMQRDLEVFVNLVDLDLGTHQVPLQYRNLSDKLTVKIEPSYTTVTIHEKVTRDFPVEVDFINLHQIEEGYQAEQPIVKPNIVKVTGSSELISRIALVKARVDLKGANESMEQQSRVVVYDREGNTLNVEVEPPVVDVSVPVTSPNKSVPLRINRKGSLKQNLSITRIEPVPSEVTIYGPKSVIDSIEFIDNIDIDLTEIDETTEIEVEIPVPDGVRRVVPEKITIRVEVEKETQKTFLSKSVNYIGLSSGLELAFVNPENGVIDLTILGAPSVLEDVSSEDMELYINVTDLGIGEHDVPLEVNGPQNISWELPRRNVRISITEN